The proteins below come from a single Leptotrichia sp. oral taxon 223 genomic window:
- a CDS encoding DUF4125 family protein, with product MEREISKKESFIRQILKREWEFFQNVHHTEGRAECQDNPQEFEIMRRSQWETLPDEILESYLEDLILAKHRGENIVQDKYARMMKYSSPKEYEIIKGYLPEISQEKEELVQKIVEIYLHWEEEIIKKYPKVTSKGRPLYSKYDTPNYTSIETYLKGELSSYSVKTLKLYYEYIQSCVTNNVNLAENNLENIVLEKGYKTIDEAEKSL from the coding sequence ATGGAAAGAGAAATTAGTAAAAAAGAAAGTTTTATTAGACAAATTTTAAAAAGGGAATGGGAATTTTTTCAAAATGTGCATCATACGGAAGGAAGGGCAGAATGTCAGGATAATCCGCAGGAATTTGAAATTATGAGAAGAAGCCAATGGGAAACATTGCCTGATGAAATTCTGGAAAGTTATTTGGAAGACTTGATTTTGGCAAAACATCGTGGCGAAAACATTGTTCAGGATAAATATGCCAGAATGATGAAATACAGTTCGCCAAAGGAATATGAAATAATTAAGGGTTACTTGCCTGAAATCTCGCAGGAGAAAGAAGAATTGGTGCAAAAAATAGTAGAAATTTATTTGCATTGGGAAGAAGAAATAATAAAAAAATATCCAAAAGTTACTTCAAAAGGGCGCCCTTTATACTCAAAATATGACACACCAAACTATACTTCAATTGAAACTTACTTGAAGGGAGAATTATCATCATATTCAGTAAAAACATTGAAATTATATTATGAGTATATCCAAAGCTGTGTTACAAATAATGTAAACTTGGCAGAAAATAATTTGGAAAATATTGTACTGGAAAAAGGATATAAGACGATTGATGAAGCAGAGAAAAGTTTATAA
- a CDS encoding DUF4037 domain-containing protein translates to MDSNKIKGLELSKKYFEEVYLPVIKSEFLEVFEKMAAGLAGEGSECFGFDDEISQDHDFGPSCCIWLSSEDYEKYGLNLQKRLNELPKEFLGFRALNVSEFGDGRRGVLNMEDWFFKFLGDVKAPENLYDWRLIPEELLATAVNGEIFMDNLGQFTKIRNDLKKYFPEDIRLNKIATRCMKMAQSGQYNYLRCMKRNEIVAARLAETEFINEAIHMIFLLNKKYKLFYKWMPRALKNLKTLGEKTYFLIEELVKLPTGAVNRKFQIIEEISANVILEMKNQDIVPRQLTSDFLQDYGSFVQNKIEDEKLRNWNPAMD, encoded by the coding sequence ATGGATTCAAATAAAATAAAAGGACTGGAACTTTCAAAAAAATATTTTGAAGAAGTTTATCTGCCAGTTATAAAAAGTGAATTTCTAGAAGTTTTTGAAAAAATGGCGGCTGGACTTGCGGGAGAAGGTTCAGAGTGTTTTGGGTTCGATGATGAAATTTCGCAGGATCATGATTTTGGGCCGTCCTGCTGTATTTGGCTAAGTTCAGAAGATTATGAAAAATATGGACTAAATTTGCAAAAAAGGCTTAATGAATTGCCGAAGGAGTTTTTGGGATTTAGAGCATTGAATGTGAGTGAATTTGGAGATGGACGGCGTGGTGTCCTTAATATGGAAGACTGGTTTTTTAAATTTTTGGGGGATGTAAAGGCGCCTGAGAATTTGTATGATTGGCGGTTAATTCCAGAAGAATTGCTAGCAACGGCGGTTAATGGAGAAATTTTTATGGATAATTTAGGACAATTTACAAAAATTAGAAATGATTTAAAAAAATATTTTCCAGAAGATATACGGCTTAATAAAATTGCCACAAGATGTATGAAAATGGCACAATCTGGGCAGTATAACTATTTGCGGTGCATGAAAAGGAATGAAATTGTGGCAGCAAGGCTGGCAGAAACCGAATTTATAAATGAGGCAATACATATGATTTTTTTATTAAATAAAAAATATAAACTTTTTTATAAATGGATGCCAAGAGCCTTAAAAAACTTGAAAACCTTGGGAGAAAAAACTTATTTTCTAATTGAAGAACTGGTAAAATTGCCAACTGGTGCAGTTAATCGGAAATTTCAAATTATTGAAGAAATAAGTGCTAATGTAATTTTGGAAATGAAAAATCAAGATATTGTTCCAAGACAATTAACAAGCGACTTTTTACAGGATTATGGGTCTTTTGTGCAAAATAAAATTGAAGATGAAAAATTAAGGAACTGGAATCCTGCGATGGATTAA
- a CDS encoding tetratricopeptide repeat protein, which produces MSNIFEKKVRINELTNLRKELMQQGNVVEEVKVLKELAELTEEVFGEESDENIKILNEVGGTLKYVGEFDTAKDALLKAQGFIEKKYGKDSIPYATCSLNLAEVYRFMKKYDETEDMYLNTMKIYENNNLQNDYVYASVCNNLALFYQELERYEEAIELQEKSLRVLEKVGENPIQYAITLSNLVQPYLKVKNKEKAEEYLQKSLELIEKEVGKTHNLYAAVLNNMATFYFAENEYEKALELFEESSEICEKTFGKESNNYKNILENIEVVKEKMV; this is translated from the coding sequence ATGTCAAATATATTTGAAAAAAAAGTCAGAATAAACGAATTGACAAACTTGAGAAAAGAACTTATGCAGCAGGGGAATGTTGTGGAAGAGGTTAAAGTGTTAAAGGAATTAGCAGAACTTACAGAAGAGGTTTTTGGTGAGGAAAGTGATGAAAATATTAAAATTTTGAATGAAGTTGGGGGAACTCTTAAATATGTTGGGGAGTTTGACACAGCGAAAGATGCTTTGCTGAAGGCACAAGGCTTTATTGAGAAAAAGTACGGCAAAGACAGTATTCCATATGCGACTTGCAGCCTTAACCTAGCCGAAGTTTACAGATTTATGAAAAAATATGATGAAACTGAAGATATGTACCTTAATACTATGAAAATTTATGAAAATAATAATTTGCAAAATGACTATGTTTATGCGAGCGTGTGCAATAATTTGGCTTTATTTTATCAGGAGCTTGAAAGATACGAGGAAGCGATTGAATTACAGGAAAAAAGTCTAAGGGTACTGGAAAAAGTTGGAGAAAATCCTATTCAGTATGCGATTACATTAAGCAATCTTGTACAGCCTTACTTGAAAGTAAAAAACAAAGAAAAAGCAGAGGAATACTTGCAAAAATCACTGGAACTAATCGAAAAGGAAGTTGGAAAAACTCATAATTTGTATGCGGCAGTTCTGAATAATATGGCGACTTTTTATTTTGCAGAAAATGAATATGAAAAAGCATTGGAATTATTTGAGGAAAGTTCTGAAATTTGTGAAAAGACGTTTGGTAAAGAAAGCAATAATTACAAAAATATTTTGGAAAATATTGAAGTTGTGAAGGAAAAAATGGTTTAG
- a CDS encoding cation diffusion facilitator family transporter: protein MNKEKIDFKYHHIKHYKYQAQSKKTLITSILLTLFFALVELFGGIFSGSLALISDSFHMFSDVVALLFSIIAVFFSAKKPNKNFTYGFLRIEIISAFINGLALMIISVGIVIEAIKRLFNPEHVDFFTMFTIAVIGLLVNIILMFVLMRSLKKEKNLNVKSALWHFLGDTLNSVGVIIAAVILKLTNLVIFDIIISVIISVVIFTGGLKIAKEAFFILMEAVPNNLDINEIYNKILTIDKIKDIHEFHLWNISEENISISFHILLDEYDGVNDYEIVNNVVKLLKNEYGIEHVTVQIENPEINPHL from the coding sequence ATGAATAAAGAAAAAATTGATTTTAAATATCATCATATAAAGCATTATAAATATCAGGCACAATCAAAGAAAACTTTGATAACTTCAATTTTACTGACATTATTTTTTGCTTTAGTTGAATTGTTTGGCGGGATATTTAGCGGTTCGCTTGCACTTATTTCAGATTCATTTCATATGTTTTCGGATGTTGTTGCACTTTTATTCAGCATTATTGCAGTATTTTTTTCAGCTAAAAAGCCAAACAAAAATTTTACTTACGGATTTTTGAGAATCGAGATAATTTCTGCATTCATAAATGGACTGGCTCTTATGATAATATCGGTTGGAATAGTTATTGAAGCTATAAAACGGCTTTTCAATCCAGAACATGTTGATTTTTTTACAATGTTTACAATTGCAGTAATTGGACTTCTAGTTAATATCATACTTATGTTTGTACTTATGAGAAGTTTGAAAAAAGAAAAGAATCTTAATGTAAAAAGTGCTTTGTGGCATTTTTTAGGCGATACATTAAATTCTGTCGGAGTCATAATTGCTGCAGTTATTTTGAAATTAACTAATCTTGTTATTTTTGACATAATAATAAGTGTGATTATCAGCGTTGTTATTTTCACTGGAGGGCTAAAAATTGCAAAAGAGGCGTTTTTTATTTTAATGGAAGCTGTTCCAAACAATCTAGACATTAACGAAATTTATAATAAAATTTTGACAATTGATAAAATAAAGGATATTCACGAATTTCATTTATGGAATATTTCAGAAGAGAACATAAGCATTTCATTTCATATTTTGCTTGACGAATATGATGGCGTAAATGATTACGAGATTGTAAATAATGTGGTAAAACTCCTAAAAAATGAATATGGAATAGAGCATGTGACAGTTCAGATTGAAAATCCCGAAATAAATCCGCATCTTTAA
- a CDS encoding MliC family protein has protein sequence MKLLKKSMLVLSVMTLIGGMSFAATAKRRTGKKPAARRVASESYTCSSERITVSYPATNAARVVTKAGNVYNLKVAVSASGARYVSKNGNIEFFKGGKDAIYRGPNGIEKSCRRR, from the coding sequence ATGAAATTATTGAAAAAATCTATGCTAGTATTGTCTGTAATGACATTAATTGGAGGAATGAGCTTTGCTGCAACAGCCAAGAGAAGAACGGGTAAAAAACCTGCTGCAAGAAGAGTGGCTTCAGAATCATATACTTGCAGTTCTGAAAGAATAACAGTTTCATATCCGGCAACAAACGCTGCCAGAGTAGTGACTAAAGCAGGAAATGTTTATAACTTGAAAGTGGCAGTATCAGCCAGTGGAGCAAGATATGTTTCCAAAAATGGAAATATCGAATTCTTTAAAGGTGGAAAAGATGCTATTTATAGAGGGCCTAATGGCATTGAAAAATCTTGTAGAAGAAGATAA
- the gmhA gene encoding D-sedoheptulose 7-phosphate isomerase, which produces MLKENIRNSYLTAFETVKAFVENDENIEKTEKISQELAQAYKNGKKSMIAGNGGSNCDAMHFAEEFTGRFRKDRKALPSISISDSSHITCVGNDYGFDFIFAKGVEAFGQEGDFFFGISTSGNSKNIIEAVKSAKERNLKTVALLGKDGGKLKGMCDYEFIIPGETSDRIQEVHMMILHIIIEGVERVLFPENY; this is translated from the coding sequence ATGTTAAAAGAAAATATAAGAAATTCGTATTTAACAGCTTTTGAAACTGTAAAGGCATTTGTAGAAAATGATGAAAATATTGAAAAGACAGAAAAAATATCGCAGGAATTGGCACAGGCTTATAAAAACGGCAAAAAATCAATGATTGCAGGAAATGGTGGAAGCAACTGTGATGCGATGCACTTTGCAGAAGAATTTACAGGAAGATTTAGAAAAGATAGAAAAGCATTGCCATCTATAAGTATTAGCGATTCTTCACATATTACATGTGTTGGAAATGATTACGGCTTTGACTTTATTTTTGCAAAAGGTGTGGAAGCATTCGGGCAGGAAGGTGATTTCTTCTTTGGAATCTCAACTTCAGGAAATTCCAAAAATATAATCGAGGCTGTAAAATCAGCTAAGGAAAGAAATTTGAAAACAGTGGCATTACTTGGAAAAGATGGGGGAAAATTGAAGGGAATGTGTGACTATGAATTTATAATTCCCGGTGAAACATCAGACAGAATTCAAGAAGTTCATATGATGATTCTGCATATCATAATTGAAGGTGTAGAAAGAGTTTTATTCCCTGAAAACTATTAA
- a CDS encoding LysR family transcriptional regulator, which produces MDVHHLKIFFEACKEKSFTKAAKNLFISQSAVSIQIKKLETKLGIQLIERNSKNFRLTFAGKELYRMSKDVFDKILRVEKEMEKISHYGKGKICIGATHNIGEPVLPRIMVEFKKHNPEIEFDLYIKNRESLVKHLKEGTVDVALMEEYFIEDKEIKVIETEEYPFVVVAGKEISDYRELKEMQLLKRDTVLTSKYLDLFEKIIGFNLENRIVINGSIETMKNLIKSGLGFAVLPYYSVYEEIEKGALKIIHNFEKSEDKFQIVYIRENGEKTGISKFVKFVRDYKITPALFSVKNK; this is translated from the coding sequence GTGGATGTACATCATTTAAAAATTTTTTTTGAGGCGTGCAAGGAAAAGAGTTTTACTAAAGCTGCAAAAAATTTATTTATAAGTCAATCTGCGGTATCGATACAAATAAAAAAACTGGAAACAAAATTGGGAATCCAGCTTATTGAAAGAAATTCGAAAAATTTCAGGCTAACTTTTGCAGGAAAAGAGCTTTATCGGATGTCAAAGGATGTTTTTGACAAGATTTTACGGGTGGAAAAGGAAATGGAAAAAATTTCGCATTATGGCAAGGGTAAAATTTGCATAGGGGCGACTCATAATATTGGAGAGCCTGTGCTGCCTAGAATTATGGTGGAATTTAAAAAGCATAATCCCGAGATTGAATTTGACTTGTATATCAAAAACCGTGAGTCGCTTGTAAAGCATCTGAAGGAAGGAACAGTTGACGTTGCACTAATGGAGGAATATTTCATTGAGGATAAGGAAATAAAGGTTATTGAAACTGAGGAATATCCATTTGTTGTCGTAGCAGGTAAGGAAATATCAGATTACAGGGAACTGAAGGAAATGCAGCTGTTAAAGCGGGATACTGTGCTGACAAGCAAATATCTGGATTTGTTTGAAAAAATAATAGGATTTAATCTGGAAAACAGAATTGTCATAAATGGAAGCATTGAAACAATGAAAAATCTTATAAAAAGCGGGCTTGGGTTTGCAGTTCTTCCGTATTACAGCGTTTATGAAGAAATCGAAAAAGGCGCATTAAAAATTATTCATAACTTCGAAAAATCTGAAGATAAGTTCCAAATCGTCTATATTCGTGAAAATGGTGAAAAAACAGGAATTTCTAAATTTGTAAAATTTGTGAGAGATTATAAGATTACTCCAGCATTATTTTCAGTAAAAAATAAGTAA